From the bacterium genome, the window ACGAGCAAGCTGATCACACCGGTGCGCACCGACGATCCGAACAAGGCCCTGCGAGAGCGGCGCGTGCTGGCCGTGCTCAGGATTCCGCCCAACTTCGACCGGCTCGTCGCGCGCGACACGCAGACGCACGTCGGCGTGCTGTACGACGCCAGCAACACGGAGAGCGTCGCGGCCCGCGCCCGGGTCGTCTCCCTGATCTCACAGTACAGCCAGGCGGTGGTAGCGCGGCGGCTCATCGCCCGCCACATCAACCCCAGGGACCTCCTGCCGGTGGTGCTCGACGAGCGCAACGTGGCCACCCAGCGTCAGCTCTCCGGCCTGCTGCTTGCCAGCCTGCTGCCTTTCTTCATCGCGATGTGGGCCACGGTCGGCGGTATGTCCCTCGCCGTCGACGAGGCGGCGGGCGAGAAGGAGCGCGGGACCCTCGAGTCGCTCCTGGTGACGCCGCCGTCGCGGGAGGCGATCGTCGTCGGGAAGTTCCTGTCGGTCCTGACGGCCTCGGTGGGTGCCGTGATCGTGGTCGTCATCGCGATGATGATCAGCTTGCGGTGGGGCTATCCCTACGTCCTCCACACGACGGAGAAGCTCAACGTCAGCCTGCCGATGGGGACCGCGGCGGTGCTCCTCGGCATCGCCATCCTGTTCGCCGCCCTGATGAGCGGCGTCCAGCTCATGATGAGCATCTACGCCAAGTCTCCGCGGGAGGCGCAGCAGTTCATCACGCCGCTGTACTTCATCACGGTGCTGCCGGCGCTGGCGGTCCAGTACATCACGGAATGGCAGATGAACGCTTGGGCGTATCTCGCCCCGGTGCTGAACACGTTCTTCGCGTTCCGGGAGTTGCTGCTCGGGACGGTCAACTGGGGGCACCTCGCGCTGGCCGGGGTCTCCTCGGCGTTCTACGCCGCGCTCGCCGTCGAGGGCGCGATCGTCCTGATGAGCCGCGAGTCGGTGATCTTCCGCACGTAGCCCATCCCGGACCCGCGCGGGCGAGAAAAACGGAGAGCGGCAGTCCCTCCGGAGGCCGCGCCCGGCGATGGGCTGCCGGGGGCACATTCTCCGGCACTGCATCGCGTCCTACGCAAGCGATTCCGGAAATTCACGTAATAACCCCTCATTTGGCCTCCATTTTGCCTTGAGATACAATATCTAGTATGCTACGATTCCTTTCGCGCTAGATATAGGAGGAAGATCGAACAACCGTGCGGTGTCCTTCCTGCGGACTCAAAGAAACCCGGGTACTTGATTCCCGGCCGGCTGAGGACGGCGACGGAATCCGCCGAAGGCGCGAATGTGAGGCCTGCCACCGGCGGTTTACGACGTTCGAGCGCGCCGAGCGGGCCGCCCTCTATGTACTCAAGCGGAATGGGGGCCGGGAGCGGTTCGATCGGGCAAAGATCCTGCGGGGTCTCAGGCTGGCGTGCGAAGGCCGGCCGGTGGAGGACGGGGCGCTCGAAGACATCGCCGACGAGATCGAGCGGACGGCGCTCGAGCAGGGGACCGGCGCCATCAAGAGCCGTGTGATCGGCGATGCGGTGATCGAGCGCCTCCGGCGGCTCGATGACGTGGCGTATGTGCGGTTTGCTTCTGTGTACCGGCGTCTGGGAGACGTCGACCGGCTGGTGGAGGAGATCCAGGCGCTGAAGGCCCGCAAGCAGATGGAAGCCGAGCTCGCTTCGCAGGTGCTGCTGATTCCGCTCGCTCCACACCGTCCGGAGCAGAACTAATTCCATGACCGTCGACCCCAGGGCTCAGTCCAATTCTGTCCGGGAGGAACCGCCGATGGCGCAGACGTCGGACCAGAAGACGACGGCCCAGACTTCCCAGGCCGCCCCCACGCAGCAGGCCTCCGCGGCGCCGGCCGGCGAGGGTGCCAAAGCGCTGCCGGCGGAGACGCTCGAGTTTTTCAAGGGCGACGAGCTGCGCGCGCGCGTGTTCTACGACAAGTACGCGCTGCGCGACCCGGACGGCCGCGTGCTGGAGCCGACGCCGGTGGAGATGTGGAAGCGGATCGCTCGCGGCCTCGCCTCGGTGGAGCCAACCGAGGAGGCGCGCGAGCGGTACACGAGCGAGTTCTACTGGCTGATGGAGTCCTTCCGCTTCATACCCGGCGGCCGCATCATGCACGCGATCGGCAACAACAAGCGCGTGACGGCTCTGAACTGTTACGTCGATCCCATACACGAAGACTCCATCGAAGCGATCTTTCAGTGGATGAAGGAGGCGGCGCGGACATACTCGCTCGGCGGCGGCGTCGGCGTAGACATCAGCATTCTTCGCCCCGTCGGAGCACCGGTCAACAACGCCGCGCGGACGAGCACCGGTTCGATCTCCTTCATGGAACTCATGTCGCTCACCACCGGTACGATCGGGCAGAGCGGCCGGCGCGGCGCGCTGATGATCACGATCGCCGACGATCATCCCGACGTGCTGGCGTTCACCAAGATCAAGCGCAACATGGATCGAGTGCGCTTCGCCAACATCAGCGTGCGCATCAGCGATGCCTTCATGCGGGCTGTCGAGGCGGATCAACCGTGGACGCTTAAATTTTCCAACGAGCGCGTGAAGGTAGAGCGGAGCGTTCCTGCGCGTGAAATCTGGCGAGAACTGATTTACGGTGCGACGCACCACGCCGAGCCCGGCGTCATCTTCTGGGACTCGATCAAGCGGTGGAGCACGTCCGAGTACAACAACATGAACGTGATCACGACCAATCCGTGCTCGGAAATTCCATTGGAACCGTACGGCTGTTGCTGTCTCGGCAACCTCGGGCTCTCCGAATTTGTGCTGGATGAGTTTAGCCCCCAGGCGCAGGTGGACTGGCCCCACCTGGAGCATGCATTGCGGCTGGCGACCCGGTTCCTAGACGACGTCCTCGATTACAACGCAGACAAACATCCCCTCCCCGCTCAACGGGAAGCCAGCCTCCACTCGCGGCGCATCGGGGTC encodes:
- a CDS encoding ABC transporter permease; its protein translation is MIRAAWGWVRGAGGDRRARSRSQETGTWIRGVYVKETLEAFRDRRSLMVMVVLPAVIMPVVTLGIPYLEQRQQHMIKTVTPDVAVVGDAPNLVHLAYTSKLITPVRTDDPNKALRERRVLAVLRIPPNFDRLVARDTQTHVGVLYDASNTESVAARARVVSLISQYSQAVVARRLIARHINPRDLLPVVLDERNVATQRQLSGLLLASLLPFFIAMWATVGGMSLAVDEAAGEKERGTLESLLVTPPSREAIVVGKFLSVLTASVGAVIVVVIAMMISLRWGYPYVLHTTEKLNVSLPMGTAAVLLGIAILFAALMSGVQLMMSIYAKSPREAQQFITPLYFITVLPALAVQYITEWQMNAWAYLAPVLNTFFAFRELLLGTVNWGHLALAGVSSAFYAALAVEGAIVLMSRESVIFRT
- the nrdR gene encoding transcriptional regulator NrdR; this translates as MRCPSCGLKETRVLDSRPAEDGDGIRRRRECEACHRRFTTFERAERAALYVLKRNGGRERFDRAKILRGLRLACEGRPVEDGALEDIADEIERTALEQGTGAIKSRVIGDAVIERLRRLDDVAYVRFASVYRRLGDVDRLVEEIQALKARKQMEAELASQVLLIPLAPHRPEQN